The Ammospiza nelsoni isolate bAmmNel1 chromosome 27, bAmmNel1.pri, whole genome shotgun sequence genome contains a region encoding:
- the CBARP gene encoding voltage-dependent calcium channel beta subunit-associated regulatory protein has translation MSDDPTPWDNATESATAVPGEVSPQDGYVLLLALLSIFIGGTLVLLSGILIICRRCCEADRRHSRASDDPEKTNTTYLDDSQQAQDITGKAEDPECLSSSSYRDAESERFLSSSSSTARRVSFNEAALFDQGKKTQEKGRRYTLTEGDFHHLKNARLTHLHLPPPALKIVTIHECESSENSLAMTPRLPPPKPGLAIFQPPAGALPRPVLPSHAVGPSSALPGDTYNSTVDTSFTEASPSASSDSGEGPSFTAAPRSGKAAGGGSAGPGEPPQTPPQGTVLQFFTRLRRHASLDGASPYFRIKKWKLESTQRASSLDTRGSPKRRQFQRQRAASESMDQEDRDPHQTDIIQYIAHTDDVSFHPAGGPFLPSPASPPPSLGRLEPGEGGAGSPGEPSVPEQPSAYHDIWSLRASLELYAASERSNDQDSVRSDGGDSVSSASGVPPCPSPTLDEPEGPEEKFWARPKAEESEPGTRKLLQMDSGYASIEAPSRGGEEGPPKDQTASEKRICFTSAGRKGTIFESFEGREPEEEEEDEEEEEGGSSTLGAAGGGGHLRPHSPLAWSPYGQMFPGREGLPRRDYSIDEKTDALFNAFVRHDPQFDESPLRGKHRSRTHLRKQWQHTKQFSDPGVRYPALERHRTPLRRGDSANYPLDSRFHSPLPRIVSAGDEEAAEAADGVPPAPALPDPEIQVIVEEPGEAAPEPKAGSEPPEDDDCPGSGRCLGLGSGSELMDKIAGGLEERLYGHLRRAAERETPECAVAVAASDASPDHSTV, from the exons ATGAGCGATGACCCAACACCCTGGGACAACGCGACCGAGAGCGCCACG GCGGTGCCCGGCGAGGTGTCCCCGCAGGATGGGTACGTGCTGCTCCTCGCCCTGCTCTCCATCTTCATCGGGGGCACGCTGGTGCTGCTCTCGGGCATCCTGATCATCTGCCGCCGCTGCTGCGAGGCCGATCGCCGGCACTCCAG AGCCAGCGATGATCCTGAGAAAACCAACACCACTTACCTGGATGACTCGCAGCAGGCGCAGG ATATCACTGGCAAAGCAGAGGACCCCGAGTGCCTGTCGTCCTCCAGCTACCGGGATGCAGAGAGTGAGAGGTTCCtgtcctccagctcctccactgCCCGGCGCGTCTCCTTCAACGAGGCCGCGCTCTTTGACCAGGGCAAGAAGacccaggagaagggcaggag GTACACGCTGACAGAGGGGGATTTCCACCACCTGAAGAACGCGCGCCTGACTCACCTGCACCTGCCGCCGCCTGCCCTCAAGATTGTCACCATCCACGAGTGTGAGTCCAGTGAGAACAGCCTGGCCATGACCCCCCGCCTGCCCCCGCCCAAGCCTGGCCTTGCCATCTTCCAG CcccctgcaggagccctgccccGGCCAGTGCTGCCCAGCCATGCCGTGGGCCCCAGCTCTGCGCTGCCCGGGGACACCTACAACTCCACCGTGGACACCAGCTTCACAGAGGCCAGCCCGTCCGCCTCCTCCGACTCCGGGGAGGGGCCTTCG ttcacagcagcacccaggagcGGGAAGGCGGCGGGGGGAGGCAGTGCCGGCCCCGGGGAgcccccccagacccccccaCAGGGCACCGTCCTGCAGTTCTTCACCCGCCTGCGCCGCCACGCCAGCCTGGACGGGGCCAGCCCCTACTTCAGGATCAAGAAGTGGAAGCTGGAGAGCACCCAGCGGGCGTCCAGCCTGGACACCAGAG GATCCCCCAAGCGTCGGCAGTTCCAGAGGCAGCGGGCGGCCAGCGAGAGCATGGACCAGGAGGACCGGGACCCGCACCAGACCGACATCATCCAGTACATTGCCCACACGGACGACGTGTCCTTCCACCCCGCGGGGGgccccttcctgccctcccccGCCAGCCCCCCACCCTCTCTCGGCAG GCTAGAGCCAGGAGAGGGGGGCGCGGGCAGCCCCGGCGAGCCCAGCGTGCCCGAGCAGCCCAGCGCCTACCACGACATCTGGAGCCTGCGCGCCTCGCTGGAGCTGTACGCGGCCTCGGAGCGCAGCAACGACCAGGACTCGGTGCGCAGCGACGGCGGGGACAGCGTGTCCTCCGCCAGCGGAGTGcccccctgcccttcccctACCCTGGATGAGCCCGAAGGCCCCGAGGAGAAGTTCTGGGCTCGGCCCAAGGCGGAGGAGTCGGAGCCCGGGACACGCAAGCTGCTGCAGATGGACAGCGGCTACGCCTCCATCGAGGCGCCCAGCCGGGGGGGCGAGGAGGGTCCCCCCAAGGACCAGACAGCCTCCGAGAAGCGCATTTGCTTCACCAGCGCCGGGCGGAAAGGAACCATCTTCGAGAGCTTCGAGGGCCGGGAGccggaggaggaagaggaagatgaggaagaggaggagggcgGGAGCAGCACCCTGGGCGCAGCGGGTGGGGGGGGACACCTCcgtccccacagccccctggCCTGGTCCCCGTACGGGCAGATGTTCCCGGGCCGGGAGGGGCTGCCCCGGCGGGATTACAGCATCGACGAGAAGACGGACGCGCTGTTCAACGCCTTCGTGCGCCACGACCCCCAGTTCGACGAGTCCCCGCTGCGGGGCAAGCACCGCTCCCGCACCCACCTGCGCAAGCAGTGGCAGCACACGAAGCAGTTCAGCGACCCCGGCGTGCGGTACCCGGCGCTGGAGCGGCACCGGACGCCCCTGCGCCGCGGCGACAGCGCCAATTACCCGCTGGACTCGCGGTTCCACAGCCCCCTGCCCCGCATCGTCAGCGCCGGCGATGAGGAGGCGGCGGAGGCGGCCGATGGGGTCCCCCCTGCCCCGGCGCTGCCGGACCCCGAGATCCAGGTGATCGTGGAGGAGCCCGGAGAGGCGGCCCCCGAGCCCAAGGCTGGCTCTGAGCCCCCTGAGGACGATGACTGCCCCGGCTCCGGGAGGTGCTTGGGGCTGGGCTCCGGCTCGGAGCTCATGGACAAGATCGCGGGCGGCCTGGAGGAGCGGCTCtatggacacctgaggagagcGGCCGAGAGAGAGACCCCCGAGTGCGCCGTGGCCGTGGCTGCCAGCGATGCCTCCCCCGACCACAGCACGGTCTAG
- the ATP5F1D gene encoding ATP synthase subunit delta, mitochondrial encodes MAAMFCARRFLRLARPSLPLPPSRGYADPAAGGPAAMAFTFASPTQVFYNGANVKQVDVPTLTGSFGILASHVPTLQVLRPGVVTVHAEDGTATKYFVSSGSVTVHADSTVQVLAEEAVTMDMLDLATAKSNLEKAVSEMAAASDEAAKAEAQIKVEANEALVKALE; translated from the exons atggccGCGATGTTCTGCGCCCGCCGCTTCCTCCGCCTCGCCCGCCCCtcgctgccgctgccgcccaGCCGCGGCTATGCCGATCCCGCCGCCGGCGGCCCCGCTGCCATGGCCTTCACCTTCGCCTCACCCACACAG GTGTTCTACAACGGTGCCAACGTGAAGCAGGTGGATGTGCCCACGCTGACGGGCTCCTTTGGCATCCTGGCATCCCACGTCCCCACGCTCCAGGTGCTCCGGCCGGGCGTTGTCACAGTCCACGCCGAGGATGGGACGGCCACCAAGTACTTTG TGAGCAGCGGCTCTGTCACTGTCCACGCCGACTCCACGGTGCaggtgctggcagaggaggcagTGACCATGGACATGCTGGACCTGGCT ACTGCAAAATCCAACCTGGAGAAAGCTGTGTCAGAGATGGCAGCAGCGTCTGATGAAGCTGCTAAAGCAGAAGCTCAGATTAAGGTAGAAGCTAACGAAGCCCTGGTGAAGGCTCTGGAGTAA